A region of the Oceanihabitans sp. IOP_32 genome:
GTAAAAATGGAGATGCTTCAAATTTACTCTTAAGCACAGACCAATTAACCGAGAAAGGTGCATCATTTTATAAAATTAACCGAGGTGGTGATATTACTTATCACGGTCCTGGACAGGTTGTTGGTTATCCTATTTTAGATCTCGAGAATTTTTTTACAGATATACACAAATATCTGCGATTTCTAGAAGAGATTATAATCTTAACACTTGCAGAATACGGTTTAAAAGCCAGTCGAAGTCCTGGTGAAACAGGTGTTTGGTTAGATGTTAACACTCCGTTTGCACGCAAAATATGTGCAATGGGCGTTCGCGCGAGTCGTTGGGTAACGATGCATGGCTTTGCACTCAATGTGAATTCTAATTTAGGATACTTTGATAACATTATACCTTGCGGTATTCGCGGTAA
Encoded here:
- the lipB gene encoding lipoyl(octanoyl) transferase LipB → MNKTIELQDLGYKDYKETWDYQEQLFKGIVDAKIKNRREDAGLKTTNYFLFVEHPHVYTLGKNGDASNLLLSTDQLTEKGASFYKINRGGDITYHGPGQVVGYPILDLENFFTDIHKYLRFLEEIIILTLAEYGLKASRSPGETGVWLDVNTPFARKICAMGVRASRWVTMHGFALNVNSNLGYFDNIIPCGIRGKAVTSLNVELGVREVSVQEVKEKLIKHFIALFEVDHVEGNLKETHF